The genomic DNA TGCCTGGAACTCCCCGGAGACTAACCGGTACAGATATATCCCGTTGCTGACCTTGTTGCCCCGGTAAGCAATCTTGCCACGACCCATTGCCACGACCTTCAGGTCGTGGCAAGCAATCTAATGAAACCCGAGGGGCTTTAGCCCCAGAGAGGAAATGAAAGAATGAGCCAAAATATAGATGCCACTTTGCCACGGCCTGAATAGATTTTTTATATTTTGGTGTTCATTCCGCCTCCCTCCTACGTCCGCCTTGGCGGACTTCCGCCTACGCCCTTCGGGCTGCTGCGGACAGGTCGGCGGACAAGCAGGCGGTTTGTTAAAAATTTACCGCAATACTTGTGCTGAGCGATGCACTGAGTTATGTCAAAGTGTTTATCTAAGCATCATCATCTTCTCGGTGGCCTGGAACTCGCCCGAGATCAGCCGGTACAGATATATCCCGTTGCTGACCTTGTTGCCCTGCTCGTCCTTCCCGTCCCATTTAACTTCATAACTTCCCACCTTCTTATCTTCGTTGACCAGTGTCTTCACCAGCCTGCCGGTTACATCGTAAACCTTCAAACCAACATAGCCGTTAGCTGTAAGCTGATAGCTTATAGTAGTGCTCTGCCCGAACGGATTCGGCATATTCTGCCGTAATCCGAACGCCGTTATCCGTTCCCCGGCGGTTGCACTTACGGGACCATGGGTGGTTACATTTCCGGAAAGGTCAACTTCATCAAGTTTGTAAGAATTAAATCCGACGGCGCATTCATCGTCGTAATAATATATTCCGGGTTCGTTAGTTGTCCCATCGCCCGGAAGTTCCGCAATGACTTTATAGTCTAATGTGTCGTTATTTAATCCTCTCTTGACTCTCCATAAATAACTGTTCCATGCGCTTTGGGTTTGCCATTCAAGCCGGACAATGGCGCCCGCAATTACCGAGGCCGTAAAAGAAACAAATTGCAAGGACAGGGGCGCCCCGGTATAGGTAGCGCTGGCCGGCCCGATAAAATAACTCGTGTCATTCAACGCCTTGGCCTGGACTTTGTAGTAGTAGGTGGTGCCGCTGGTAACGTTGCTGTCGTTGAACGAGTAGGAAAGCAGTAAAGTATCAAGTTTTACAGTATCGTTGGTCTGGTAAATCACGGAATAATTGCTGTCCGCAAACAGGGAACGCCAAACATTAAACCCAAAATTGGCAAACTGCCTTTTCGTGATCCATTGCACCTGTATGCAACTATCTTTGGAAGCGGCAGTTAAGCTATCCCAGGTTACCTCCCCCACAATCTCCAAGATATGGGTCTCGTTATGAGTGGACTCTGGGTAGTCCTTATACCCGCTGTAAACAAGTTCCTTATAGCCATTGGAGTTGAGGTCATAAACTAACATGCGGCAAAAGCCCAATCCAGTATTGGTTTTCTGCCAGATTAACTGGTAGGAATCGGGACCGATGTTCCTGTAGATGTAGATTTTACCAGAAAAAGAAAAAACCATCTCCTCTATTCCGTCGCCGTCGACATCACCAACGCTTATGGTATGAGTTAATATTGTTCCAAAGCAAGGAAAAAGCGCTTGCCACACCTGGTGATAGG from candidate division TA06 bacterium includes the following:
- a CDS encoding VCBS repeat-containing protein is translated as MRSVAQRIVIFIIFSLTVVGVLPAITFTPVASYVGVGINNTNAILRGYDSDHDGNQELWLDPKLGSGLIFEHKGNNCYDTTRTGNYFIYNFDIGDLDGDGFTDVVAESVIGSDESIKIHESPALDSFPTSLVWEFNHPDYDENNYLTITNDLDQDGKKEFIWHYLKPIHIFECTGDNSYQEVWTDTSRYKGEIQCGDFDCDGKKDFLTTGHGGPISDGRIDVWENTTVGVDSYAKAWTNFDLVHCNPFRNAQAHDMDGDGKPEFIVGSQRVEGDDTLEFAVFETDGDNSYHQVWQALFPCFGTILTHTISVGDVDGDGIEEMVFSFSGKIYIYRNIGPDSYQLIWQKTNTGLGFCRMLVYDLNSNGYKELVYSGYKDYPESTHNETHILEIVGEVTWDSLTAASKDSCIQVQWITKRQFANFGFNVWRSLFADSNYSVIYQTNDTVKLDTLLLSYSFNDSNVTSGTTYYYKVQAKALNDTSYFIGPASATYTGAPLSLQFVSFTASVIAGAIVRLEWQTQSAWNSYLWRVKRGLNNDTLDYKVIAELPGDGTTNEPGIYYYDDECAVGFNSYKLDEVDLSGNVTTHGPVSATAGERITAFGLRQNMPNPFGQSTTISYQLTANGYVGLKVYDVTGRLVKTLVNEDKKVGSYEVKWDGKDEQGNKVSNGIYLYRLISGEFQATEKMMMLR